In Ptychodera flava strain L36383 chromosome 6, AS_Pfla_20210202, whole genome shotgun sequence, the sequence TTAGGTCAGACAGAACAAGTTTCTACATGTCCACTAGTGGTCCGTTCTAATacccagtgagtcatagctactgtattgcgcaagttccatttggaatgtgaatgactcagcagggaatttccccgcttagttcaggacaatgcactgctgcgccagctgtgcgtgagttcgtatataggtcagggtcatactttagttacatggatggttaatttttccttcgcttcatgtagataaatgaataaaatggggtgtaaaattcttattaatcccagttgcccacgtttactttactactcgGGGATTTCAAGAGCAGCGCCAATTCGCCTCGTGACGTCACCGACACCGCGCCGACATTCAAGATACTGAAGTCTGCCCCAAGCGCATTGTTCTTGTACTTGATACATCTGGAAACATGGCAATGGTTAGCATTCTCAAGCAAACTTCCATCTTCGTCAACCAAATGAGGGCGTATGTGAATGTTTCATTTCAATTGTCGTATTCTATCACGGTCTGGTTATTGCTTTAATGTCATGATGACTTGAAGACTTCCAAAGAATATTCTATTGACTGCCTTCATTGTCAATTTCACAGGTTTGTGTCTTGGACTTTATCgcttatattttcattgtctgtgtatttttttcttatatCCTCATACATTTATATTCATTTGAAAGGTTTGCCATCGAATTCGAAAATATCCTTATAAAGGATGCAGACATTGAACAACACAAGCCATAGAATTTATGAACAGAGCAATGTTCGCATCGTTCTAGTCCATCTTTGAATTTACTAGGTTCTACATAAAAATAGCACAGACATTTGAAAGTGAGCTttattgcagggctgtggtcaGACGTCAATGTTCTGTTACCAATTCAGTTAAAATAATTTACGCTCCAACTTACATTTTATGTAAAGTCAAAACTTTCCGATGTTCATTCATCCGAACCGTTTGTTCTTTCAGAACGACCGCATTGCCAAGCTGAACCAACTTACAACGAAGTACATTCGGGCAACCATACCTGACGGCAGCTCCGTCGGAATCGTACAATTTTCAAGTGTACCTACCATTCGGTCGTACCTTAGGGAACTCAACTCTGATAGCGATCGCGAAGCAGTAGCAAACCTATTGCCAACCACAGCTAACGTTCTGGGACCCACTTGCATCGGATGCGCTTTGCTATCGGGTGTACAGGTAATGTTCGGCCCCAGGGaatagttaaataataacacatgagagcgagggcaatatcacgatttattgcctgcccaagggatggtggtcatgatcgaaatattgatgatgcccgagccgtaggcgagggcatcatcatatttcgatcatgaccaccagcccgagggcaggcaaaaaatcgtgatattgccctagctctcatgtgttattatttttattacaccgaaaaAGCAAACATACATGCGAAGACAcgaaaaacacaaagacttcttcgagtacagttcgcctttctgagtccggacctcagcgtagaTGTTGTCATTGCCGAGTCTATAgcgttgccgctgaaagtttgccctcctcggtggcgtatcaaAATGTGTTATTTGTTGCTTGCTTCGTCGCTAAACATAGAAATTGCAacccttgttgccattttcgttcgcttgctgtttacttgcatcaaaatatcgtttaTCTTTGCCGGTGaaagctctgcatgacgttttgCAGCCATAGTTGCCGACTGCAAGTACAAGCGctaagcgaacgacaatttgttaggCGCAGAAAGGaggcgcagtaagtaaaatgacgtcatccatgtaatatcaaatgcagagggcatcatcaagttcgcagagggcatcatcacgttcgcagagggcatcatcacgttcttttacatgtcacgtgagtcgtgtttaaccaatggcagtgcacgctgaatgagtgagatgtaataattaaataataacacatgagagcgagggcaatatcacgatttattgcctgcccaagggatggtggtcatgatcgaaatactgatgatgcccgagccgtaggcgagggcatcatcagtatttcgatcatgaccaccagcccgagggcaggcaaaaaatcgtgatattgcccaagctctcatgtgttattatttttattacaccgaacaagcaaacatgcagagaaacaaaaacacaaagacttcttcgagtacagttcgcctttctgagtccggacctcagcgtaaaatgttgtcagtgccgagtctagggttgctaaagtttgccgatctcctcggtggggtatccaaatttgttgctagcgtagtcgctgaacacagaaattgcattccttgttgccattttcgttcgtttgctgtttacttgcatcaaaatatcgtctaactgtgccggtgacagctctgcatgacgtttcgcagccaaaagttgccaactgcaaagtacaacaagcgaacgacaatttgttttgcgcagaaaggacgcgcagtaagtaaaatgacgtcatccatgtaatatcaaatgcagagggcatcatcaagttcgcagagggcatcatcacattcgcagagggcatcatcacgttcttttacatgtcacgtgagtcgtgtttaaccaatggcagtgcacgctgaatgagtgaggtgtaataattaaataataacacacgccagcaagggcaagatcacgatttgttgcccgcccaagggatggtgctcatgacggtaatattgatgatgccccagccgaaggcgagggtatcgtcaatattaccgtcatgagcaccacccgagggcaggcaacaaattgtGATCTTGCCCATGCTAGCGTGTGTTATGAATtctattacaccgaacaaacactgTTGTTTTGAAACTTTGCTTAGAATGCAGTCAAGTGGCGATTTAGACTCGCCACAGTGAAgcgttctatttgttgctctATCGtaatgctacatgaagttgaaggTCAACTTAAATTAACATCTATAaagaacacaattggaactaatttgggataattggatgatgaagtaatgtcgatttaatctacaaatgttatgtaatctgcttttcgttttacattacacacttgtttttatgggtaatgtgcgatattgcaacaatcatctatatggcacctaacacttttgagaaatttgcaaaacatgaaaatccaataatccaaattagttccaatcgtgttaaagacAAAGACAGTGTTGTTAAAGCTTTCTCGTTTAATCGTTACTGTACTAAATGTCCTCTACATCAGGTCCagctaatttcttgtaccttttcaaaaaattccaagcaaatgtatgcaatgatgtggtacgcgcagaaaggacgtgcggtattccagaacgttgtagcgggctatatcactgcacgcgacagtgctatatcacctaagccatgttctatcactttttgttctatatcacgtgaatgaggctcagccaatcacagtacctggATAAtaagtgaggtgtaataaaacgTTATATTCTTTGTGGAAAGAGTATAGAAGCTTACGAGGCACGATTGTCGTCAGAAATCGGCCAGATTTGTGACGCTGActaatgttgttgttattttttatgtttctttAGGTTTTAGAATATGGCGAGAAAAGCGCTCGCGGCGGTATCATCCTCCTTATCAGCAGCGGAGAGGAGAATCGAACACCTGACATCGCATCTGTCAGAAATGAAATGATAAGCAAAGGAGTGGTCATCGACACGGTAGCTTTCAGTAATGGGGCCGATGAAAAGTTACTTGGTCTCTCACAGGACACCGGGGGATTGTCGTTTTTCTTCTCGGATACTGCCGACTCAACCGGTCTCAACGATGCATTGACTGCTACCATCAGTAATAGAGGAGGGGGAAGTTCAAGTACCCCCATACAGGTAATCGTCGTTCTGTACAGATTAAAAGTGCCTAAAGGTAACAAAACAGACTAATTTCCGAGCAGGAGCGAACTATGGAACGATCAAAATTTGCTTTATATGGAGTTGGCTGAATttgtttcattacattttacagGTTTGTCTTTACTTCTTTCACAAATCTTTAAGTTGTATCATGAGGTCAGCAACAGAAAGGTATAAAGATTAGTCAAAGCCCCAACGAGATCTCGAGACGATGGGGAACTAGCGAGCACTCCATAACATTCATGGATAGTACTTTCTACTCCGCTGCAGCAGATGCCAATTCTGTACAGCAAGTGTGCTTATgccataaatttacatttatttatcgGGCGAAACGTCATTCTGAAGACGATGAACAAAATGTCTGGCGCTCAAAATGacataaggctgcgttcacagcTAGGGGGCTGCAGGAATTAAGGggtattcgaaaattttgggggtagtagagggggacttaaGTTTAATAGGGCGGACCTGAACATTTTTCCAAGGTTTGGTgggtaatgaaatgaaatttaacaactgaaatttaacaaatgaaatttaacaacactttaatgtcatccaattgttttaatgttagaataattaaacaagatctagaaccattttgtcgcatttcattacttttgtctcgaaaaaatctaaaaatgtatgaattttcgtttcaaaacaaacatttacgcCTAGTACCGGGCCAGAAGTTGCaactattgataattttttcaatagttCTATGCAGTATGTAAAATACGGTTGCTTGCTGtctttctacagcatgctgaaacacgtAATATTCAGTTTGTTGACTAAAGCCTGCGTAGATGAATTTAGGTGTTAATTGAATTAGATTCAAggctgaaagtcatttgtcaatgatacatgCGGGCTGcatattcacaggctgtgttggcaagcttaacactggacagttcaacacgctgtagggagtagaacaagaatgcagttgtataaatcgaacaaaattaatgtcaaaattatcaaagttaatacagctattTCTCTGCTACTGCCTATagacagtgtcactgtcactgcataccggcagtgacagagatctgactatgaagtagctgaagaagagtttgggtcatgtgacgctcatgacagtgaaacatatacaagtacacaagatcaggccagaaagcaacatatggaagaccaggagacttgaaagttattagggatttttgaattcggaaatatgagaataatcaaatattaaagaaagaataagggtcaccatgcttgatattctaaattttcacattctcatcgttaAAAAACACTTAAGTAAAACTTTGCACAATAAATACTTtccttttaatgaaaaatttgtgactagatggaattaatttaattttaataaatttaccaatattacaccaaacatttcagagattaaaacgtttatttgatggacCTTCcagtattttatttttgtaaaacttataGAATGCCAGGAATTCACAGTTTGCATACTCtttcatgatcgtcattttgttaATCTTCAGCAGATGCCATTGGCGTGGCCAGAtcgagttggattaactcaagtaggctttgactgataaatcGAAAAATGAATCagtttaagaacttgccttaggaagaTGGTTCTACAAACTACTAATAACCGGTAGAgatgaacatctgcgagcagaactgcctAATACGTGACATTTTCTTTGCGTGCATGCCTAATacatatgcggctatatgacaACTTGACAATTTTTGAGGATATTGAggggaatctgaaaaaaataagatgtcAATCACGATTCCTCATTCCCAAACCGTAagtttgtgaacgcagcctaaatgaTAAAAAGACAGTGATTTTAGCCATTTTACTTTCCCTACAGTGGTAGGTGACTATcatttgtttgatatttctttcaGTTACAAAGTACAAGAGCCACCATTTCAAATGGCAGCGGGAACGGCAAGATTGGTGGGGTGACTGTCATCGATGCTACCATCGGCAGAGAGACTAAGTTCTTCTTCCTCTGGGAAAGTTCGCAAGTATCAGTGAAAATAAATCGGCCGAATGGAGGCACCATAGATTCCACTTCCCCGGAATACACGGTTGACTCAAACAACAAGATGATAATTGCAGATATACATGGCATTGCCGAGGTAGTAATTGAACTTGAATACGTTATTGAACTACTGTTAATCGCTTACTGGCCCTCATTAATTAAATGCCCACAATGGTATTGAttgattatttatattgatTTTCATCTTATAAAGTGATACAAAATATATTAGTTATTTGTCGCTGTTTTTGATCGGCTGCGGTGATAGGCCTACTGAGAAAAGTAAAAGTGAAATATAGCGCCCGTAAGTTTTCGAAGTTGTTTGGcgtgtttaaaattttgatctaTCGTTCATCAGTCCCTCCCACTACTAATCCATATATTTGTCCCCgaaaaacacactgaaaaaTAATACGTAAAATTATtatagagaaataaaatttcgaaACCGAACCTCGACGCCAGTTATGTATACTTTAATAGTAAACGTCGGGCCATTTGTCCCAAAGATCTTCCATCACCAGTATCCGCggcattgtttatttttttacttgtCCCCAAGCCCGGAGAATGGTCCTACGAAGTGTCGGGTCCAGATCAGCCTGTTGAGATATCTATACAGTCGAAGAGCAGAGACAATATCCAGCCTATCCGAGTCACCTCAAAAGTGGGCGAGGTGTCGATGACCAATTCGCAACCGAAAGTGAACATCTACGCACAGGTAACTCGTGGATACACCCCCGTTCTGAAGGCCACCGTCACGGCCATAGTAGAGAGACCGACTCCGCACTTCCCAGTGTTCCTCAATCTCCTTGACAACGGTGCAGGTGCGTAATTTCATGAAAGAGAGTGCCTTTAATTGCTTTTTATTGCATGGTAAGAAAGCAGAGTTTACCCTATTTGAAATGTTGTCCTCTTTCTGAACACATCGTTGCTTATTGAACGACTCAAAAGAGTTATAGTCCATTCATTGCCGGTTTCCGATGCATTCGCAGCTTCTAATCTCTCCCTCCATCCGATATTCCCTCAGCAAGAACTGCTGGCATTGCTGGCTATATAAGAATTCGCTTAGCCTGGCTACACTGAGAAGAAAGCTGTATTGCGCTGAAAGCTATTGCATGTGAGAAATTAAAGTATACCATGTATATGTGCAGGCCCAGTTTACAACACTAAGGAAGATATAGAGCCCGGTTGTATACTATGCAACTTTGGGTCGTTAGGATCACCGCCTCTGGTGGTAGATTTGCGGTAACCCGTTACTTTTTTCTCAGGCGTTGACATCAGCAAGGATGATGGGGTGTATTCGGGCGTGTTCCTGGATTTCGTAACATCGACGTGTCCTAATTGTCGTTACAACTTCAAAATGAATGCCGAAGACCCGTACAACAAGGCAGAAGTTCCTTTCACATCGGCTCGAGTTATTAGGTCAAAAGCCTTACCCAATGTTCCACGTGAGTGGTCAAAATGTATAACAAAGGATAGGTGGAGTTCATGGATATTGTATATCTCATCTCAGAAATATGTGaagtttatttcaaatttagatTTCATATGAGGACACTCTTTCTCTAAAACGTAGTATAATTCACACAATGTTATTCACAGAGTGATATGATATTGTAAGGATAACTAAAACCAGATGTGAagtgaatgtgctcacgtgttttacagcAGATTCATTAATAGTAATACGCTtgacagaacaatcagatatctgttatatcactataggtagcaggttttatcaacttcgcacagtactctcagagtttaatcactaaatTTAATCACTGGCTGCCGCAAATATGATCACGTATCTCGTGTTTTAAGATCTCTTCACTGGCTCCCAATCGAgcgtaaaattgaattcaaagtcTTATTATTGGTTTTTAAGGCACTTCATGGTCTTGCCCTTATCTATATTATTGACCTTTTAACACCCAGGAGTAATGCGCACCGTCTGCATTCTTCAGATTTGGGTTTGCTTGAGGTTCCGTTCACGAGGTCTTCTTTCATATACAAACGGGCCTTCAGCCATGTCCCTCCGCGTTTATGGAACGATTAACCGGCTGATATTAGAAGGTGCAATACTGTCAATTGTTTTAAGGAACGTCTAAAAATGCATCTTTTCCGCAAGGTTTTTAATTAAttgtctttttaaaaatatttaaaatttcccTGTGTCTATTTTTAGCGTCaagaatttgtttatttttttacatttgtaaacCATTTAGAGCATTTTAAGGATTTACggtatagaaaaataaaaacttaatTAATTATAATTACTCAATACAAAGCATTATTTAATATGCATATAAgttgttaattaacttgacactgctcaatgcttcatgggacaattagatatccaccatatcaacatttgtagcacgtttttaTTAAagttaatgctttaattttagagtaatatcactaatattacaaagttaataaaatatgcaaatgagcccttaatTACCTTGACACTGTTTAATGTTTCAgggcacaattaaatatttatcagatcaatatctgtagcaggcttcaccaaatttggtgccgtaattttagaattataaacctaattacaaagtgtattaaatatgcaaatgaagacttacttaacttcacactactaaatgctttacaacaaagtcagatatctgtcggatcagtatatgcagcagttttcatcacatttgatgcagttatttcggagttatatgactaattataaaacttcataaaatatgcaaatgagctatttattaacttgacacttctCAATACTTCTTaatacaattagatatatatcagatcaatatctgtagaaagtttcatgaaatttgatgctgtcatttggagtaatatcacaaataacaaaagttaattaaatatgcaaatgaacccttaattaactccacacaactaaatgctttacaccacagttaaatatctgtcggatcagtatctacaacagatttcatcacatttggtgcagttattttggagttatatgactaattataaaactttataaaatattcaaatgagctatttgttaaacttgacactgccaaatgcttctcagtacaattagattgTTATCAGATCCATACCTGTTCCATATTTCACTGAATTgtgtgccgtaatttcagattgatatacctaattacaaagtgtattaaatatgcaaatgaagacttaattaacttcacactactaagtgctttacaccacagttagatatctgtcagataaGTATCTGCTGCAGATCTCATCACATTTAGTGCAGTtgtatcggagttatatgactaattacaaaacttcataaaatgatgaaataagctatttattaactttacactgcccaatgcttctaagtataattagatacatatcagatcaatatttgttgcacgtatcatcaagtttggtgtaggaatttcagagttatgtaactactaacaaaagttcattaaatatgcaaatgagcagacaattgacatgacactcacagtatcaccataatgttctgagattgtcatctgttaaaagtttcatgaaattttgtgcagtatttcttagTATATGTCTAAACTGttattaccgtctccatagggaaaccattgtacggaaaaaaatgatattgcatatcTTCATTAATATACATGCCACACTACCCAAagtctaatcagttcttgcaactAGTACATGGTACCTGTCTACTGACTTGAATCTgatcaggcgtttttgagttatcatgtaaacagacagacagacagacagacagacagacacacacacacacacacacacacacacacggacagacagacagacagacagacagacagacagacagacatagctatgacattagcccatgtgtgtaaacacgtgagctaatcaGTAAATCAATTTATCAATCGACTGATCTCTTTCGTCTTTCATATCTGCCTTCATTTAGCACGCTTTATTCTTTTGTAAATATAGTTCAGGTAATTTAGGGCTTTTGCATTTTGTCGCACATAAGTTATTTCACACGAGTGATATTATAAGGTTATTAGCAAAATATtaggatttatgtccgagttcatcgtgcagcggaggtattgcccgagacgcgtagcgtcgaggacaatatCGAAGCGTActatgtacgaggacataaatcccggtatctTGTgaataatcttattattatacacctttttagtccaactttaccTGGAAAAGTCGAAAGTTAGGCGTTTTTGTGTGGTTctcgcgcactgcactgagcgatcgccagcagactgggaacgcgttcagcgcgtccgctaagcgcacagaacgaaatttcaacccgcgctgcGCAGTGCGCGTGCTAGAAATTTTATTcaagcagcataatttcactcaaattcaccggttttggactgaccataatttactttgtgaagtactgaatgttaagaagtatatattgttgtaagaatgtaaaatattactttcattttcttcgtgttgacgtaaaggtgttttgaggtcaaaggtcaaatagcgtccaataacacctaaagttattatactccgcgtcaaagttattggactccgcatCCTCTGATAGCAAAAtatactgtacgacgaaactccataggttacagacgtaggtgtataataatttgatttatttcatcCAGCTGGACCCGTGGAGGAAAcgaacacaaacaacaacaccGAATCGACTGGACAGTTCCACAGGGAGATGTCCGGAGGTGTGACACAGGTACCATTTACAAACGGTACAACCGATGTTTTTCCACCGTCCAGGATCACCGATCTTAGAGTCACCCAGACGTCCTACGAAGATAGGACGATTACACTGCAATGGACGGCACCCGGTGATGACTTTGATGTAGGAACAGGTGTGAGAGAGTTTTGTCTTTCAGGGGTACCTAGTGACAGGGCCATGAGTTATATATGTGATCTTTGAACCATGCTTTTCCGTTGGTGAGTAAAGTTACCATTACAAGCGCTACGAATATTTAAACAATCCATTTGTGAGTATCTTTGTGCGGAGTTACTTGATGCTTTAAGAGTCATAATAGCAGTGAAATGTGCAATTACAGCACTAAAATAAATTTGTAACCGGtgcaaagtgacaaaaattgttcGAGAAGGGAACGTTGTGTCGACTCCAAGAATTACCCTACcagatttgttcaatttttgGAGATAGGGCCTCTACGTAAGCGTCGTAAACTAACAAAAGATCACTCCTATGAGAAAAGAGCGTAGTCATGTTATATTATTTTACCAATTCTGGCAGAATTTCCAGTTTTTCTACTTAACGCTAGTTTCAGCTTACAGTTGCTATCGCAACGATAAACACAATGGGTTGTGATcatgacaaaattttattttatgtccAACTTTTTggcagaataaacagaaaatatacctGCCCGTGTCTAACACAGAgtgtgtgaactgttttcatcaagGATAAAATGGGTTTTTGAATTAAGTATTTACTCAATGCATAGTGGTCCCACTAGTGTACATATCAAGTGAAAATGCTTTCgtattactaatcatgaatcaatactattATTGACAATGAAAGCATCGACTGTGCGTCTTTCTA encodes:
- the LOC139134716 gene encoding calcium-activated chloride channel regulator 1-like isoform X2; this encodes MAMNDRIAKLNQLTTKYIRATIPDGSSVGIVQFSSVPTIRSYLRELNSDSDREAVANLLPTTANVLGPTCIGCALLSGVQVLEYGEKSARGGIILLISSGEENRTPDIASVRNEMISKGVVIDTVAFSNGADEKLLGLSQDTGGLSFFFSDTADSTGLNDALTATISNRGGGSSSTPIQLQSTRATISNGSGNGKIGGVTVIDATIGRETKFFFLWESSQVSVKINRPNGGTIDSTSPEYTVDSNNKMIIADIHGIAEPGEWSYEVSGPDQPVEISIQSKSRDNIQPIRVTSKVGEVSMTNSQPKVNIYAQVTRGYTPVLKATVTAIVERPTPHFPVFLNLLDNGAGVDISKDDGVYSGVFLDFVTSTCPNCRYNFKMNAEDPYNKAEVPFTSARVIRSKALPNVPPGPVEETNTNNNTESTGQFHREMSGGVTQVPFTNGTTDVFPPSRITDLRVTQTSYEDRTITLQWTAPGDDFDVGTGVREFCLSGVPSDRAMSYICDL
- the LOC139134716 gene encoding calcium-activated chloride channel regulator 1-like isoform X1; translation: MAMNDRIAKLNQLTTKYIRATIPDGSSVGIVQFSSVPTIRSYLRELNSDSDREAVANLLPTTANVLGPTCIGCALLSGVQVLEYGEKSARGGIILLISSGEENRTPDIASVRNEMISKGVVIDTVAFSNGADEKLLGLSQDTGGLSFFFSDTADSTGLNDALTATISNRGGGSSSTPIQLQSTRATISNGSGNGKIGGVTVIDATIGRETKFFFLWESSQVSVKINRPNGGTIDSTSPEYTVDSNNKMIIADIHGIAEPGEWSYEVSGPDQPVEISIQSKSRDNIQPIRVTSKVGEVSMTNSQPKVNIYAQVTRGYTPVLKATVTAIVERPTPHFPVFLNLLDNGAGVDISKDDGVYSGVFLDFVTSTCPNCRYNFKMNAEDPYNKAEVPFTSARVIRSKALPNVPPGPVEETNTNNNTESTGQFHREMSGGVTQVPFTNGTTDVFPPSRITDLRVTQTSYEDRTITLQWTAPGDDFDVGTAQEYVLRYSVNFTAFAQDFLEGVQLTDDNVTAGNNLTSPKQFGSVETVTVLLSDVVPDVTYFFCVSAVDGTGNEGAPSNIVSARFLSIPTVPPTTFSSSTTEKAKDDDSKDTVIIVVVVVVIVGIIVLVVIVIVTRVPSLNRMLRDIFHMRIEPVQNKSYATKETSSSS